Proteins co-encoded in one Cytobacillus sp. NJ13 genomic window:
- a CDS encoding NAD(P)H-binding protein: MHALLIGATGATGKDLLDLLLEDDSFHQVDIFVRRDLDIQHEKLKVHVIDFDQSEQWKHLVKGDVLFSCLGTTLKAAGSKEAQWKIDYDYQYQFAKAARENNVSNFVLVSSGSSSPDSLFFYTRMKGQLEEAVKALGFPKLSIFKPPVLIRKNSDRKMEVAGLKAIQFFNKFGILRSQEPLPTEILAEAMINSAKTKGSGIFALEGKAIRECAGQNNID; this comes from the coding sequence ATGCACGCATTATTAATAGGAGCAACGGGAGCAACAGGCAAGGACTTGCTGGATCTATTGCTGGAAGACGATTCTTTTCATCAGGTTGATATTTTTGTCAGGCGTGATCTTGATATCCAGCATGAAAAATTAAAGGTGCATGTGATTGACTTTGATCAATCCGAACAATGGAAGCATTTGGTGAAGGGCGATGTTTTGTTTTCTTGTTTGGGAACTACCCTAAAAGCTGCGGGAAGTAAAGAAGCTCAATGGAAAATTGATTACGATTATCAATACCAGTTTGCGAAAGCTGCCAGAGAAAACAATGTAAGTAATTTTGTGCTGGTATCTTCAGGTTCTTCCTCGCCTGATTCTCTCTTTTTTTATACAAGGATGAAGGGGCAGTTAGAAGAAGCTGTAAAGGCTTTAGGGTTCCCAAAACTATCAATCTTCAAACCGCCTGTATTGATACGAAAAAATAGTGATAGAAAAATGGAAGTTGCCGGATTGAAAGCCATACAGTTTTTTAATAAATTCGGAATACTTCGTTCTCAAGAGCCTCTGCCGACTGAAATATTGGCGGAAGCCATGATCAATTCTGCTAAAACAAAAGGAAGCGGCATTTTTGCGCTCGAAGGCAAAGCGATTCGGGAATGTGCAGGGCAGAATAATATCGATTAA
- a CDS encoding pyridoxamine 5'-phosphate oxidase family protein → MSNMMNQEEIETLRELIKDIDTAMLTTVTEEGLVSRPMKTQEVEFDGDLWFFTKKETNKYEEILHDQDVNVAYAGKSYVSVRGKAEIVEDLDKKKELWSKAYEQIMQTSYDDPNVVLIKIKAEAVEYWETGNFTKKIAFLFKRMTGQSSKSTDVNETVELNK, encoded by the coding sequence ATGTCTAACATGATGAATCAAGAAGAAATAGAAACATTAAGAGAGTTAATCAAAGACATAGACACAGCCATGCTGACCACGGTAACGGAAGAAGGTCTTGTTTCCCGGCCAATGAAAACACAGGAAGTAGAGTTTGATGGTGACTTATGGTTTTTCACTAAAAAAGAGACTAATAAATATGAGGAAATTTTACATGACCAGGATGTTAATGTTGCTTATGCAGGTAAATCCTATGTTTCCGTCCGTGGAAAAGCAGAAATAGTTGAGGACTTAGATAAGAAAAAAGAATTGTGGAGCAAAGCATATGAGCAAATTATGCAAACTTCTTATGATGATCCTAATGTAGTCCTGATAAAAATAAAAGCGGAAGCAGTCGAATATTGGGAAACCGGTAACTTTACGAAGAAAATAGCCTTTCTCTTTAAACGGATGACAGGGCAAAGTTCTAAATCGACAGATGTGAATGAAACGGTTGAATTGAACAAATAA
- a CDS encoding Ger(x)C family spore germination protein, translated as MKKVILICLSLLLSGCVNKEIIDDINIEVGVGYDLAEDEKDKYRGTVLFQEFQPDQSVINRTFSGSGKLRQDIRLDVSKQTSEPVVTGGLKLAVFGPEISKKGIFDLIDSFQRDASMGARVFVATAEGKTEDLLNGEYGTRGNATYISNLIQHNIEHRDIPITNLHIFSRDYYQDGKDPFLPRLKKTGNDKVELVGISLFRKDKEVDILPVKDMFFFKLLVDKYSEGNFDVKLKKGESAAVKSIKSKNEIKMTENHATITINLEGIIREFTGDILTPQIIGEVERYLEKKIEKDCLKLLKQFQDLGIDPVGLGHKKKNQNRNFDFKKWEDDYKMLGFDVNCNVVIEETGVLE; from the coding sequence ATGAAAAAGGTTATACTAATATGCCTGTCCCTGCTGCTTTCGGGCTGTGTGAATAAAGAAATCATTGATGATATAAATATTGAAGTAGGAGTCGGCTACGATTTAGCAGAGGATGAGAAAGATAAGTATAGAGGAACTGTATTATTTCAGGAATTCCAGCCTGATCAAAGTGTAATTAACAGGACATTCTCCGGAAGTGGAAAGCTTAGGCAGGACATACGTCTGGATGTTTCTAAACAAACATCAGAACCAGTAGTCACAGGTGGATTAAAGCTGGCTGTATTTGGACCTGAAATTTCCAAAAAAGGGATTTTTGACTTAATAGATTCTTTTCAGAGAGATGCAAGTATGGGGGCGCGCGTATTTGTTGCAACCGCAGAGGGAAAAACAGAAGACTTGTTAAACGGCGAGTATGGAACCAGGGGAAACGCTACGTATATCTCTAATCTTATTCAACATAATATTGAACATCGCGATATTCCAATAACCAATTTACATATTTTTTCCCGTGATTACTATCAGGATGGTAAGGATCCATTCCTGCCCCGACTAAAGAAAACCGGGAATGATAAAGTAGAATTAGTTGGAATTAGTCTTTTCCGTAAGGATAAAGAAGTGGACATTCTCCCTGTAAAGGATATGTTCTTTTTTAAATTGCTGGTAGATAAATATAGCGAAGGAAACTTTGATGTTAAGTTAAAAAAGGGAGAAAGTGCTGCTGTAAAGAGCATAAAATCAAAAAATGAAATCAAGATGACTGAAAATCACGCTACCATAACCATTAATCTTGAAGGCATCATTCGTGAGTTTACGGGAGATATTTTAACCCCACAGATTATTGGAGAAGTTGAAAGGTACCTGGAGAAAAAAATTGAAAAGGACTGCTTAAAATTATTAAAACAATTTCAGGACCTTGGAATAGATCCTGTTGGCCTGGGTCATAAGAAAAAAAACCAGAATCGGAACTTTGACTTTAAAAAGTGGGAAGATGATTACAAAATGTTAGGCTTTGATGTTAACTGCAATGTAGTAATAGAAGAAACAGGCGTTCTTGAGTAA
- a CDS encoding MBL fold metallo-hydrolase, whose amino-acid sequence MFVKKKASTGEKNGVSYLNGQIKFQGVSLNVYSYLTDGVLIDTGAQSLHTFFEPFMDEGDFDQVMITHFHEDHTGCAAYAEKTKKLPIFLNENSIRSCAKRADYPLYRQLFWGRRKPFQALAMPDSFSSRKAQWDVIDTPGHAYDHKAFLNRETGQLFTGDLYVSEKTKVVLAEESIPEIIRSLDRVLTSDFEDVFCSHAGYVEDGRAALKRKRDYLLSIQDDVFALHKEGNSADAIRQKLFPKKYPIVKFSGGEWDSLHIVTSILEESSTFKL is encoded by the coding sequence TTGTTTGTTAAGAAGAAGGCATCCACGGGAGAGAAAAACGGAGTTTCCTACCTGAATGGCCAAATCAAGTTTCAGGGTGTTTCATTAAATGTCTACAGCTATTTAACGGATGGTGTCTTAATTGACACTGGCGCCCAGTCCTTACATACATTTTTTGAACCATTTATGGATGAAGGCGATTTCGACCAGGTCATGATCACCCATTTTCACGAAGACCATACAGGCTGCGCAGCATATGCTGAAAAAACGAAGAAACTTCCTATCTTTTTAAACGAAAATTCTATCCGGTCCTGTGCCAAAAGGGCAGATTACCCTTTATACAGGCAGCTCTTTTGGGGAAGAAGAAAGCCATTCCAGGCCCTGGCCATGCCTGACTCGTTTTCATCCCGTAAAGCGCAGTGGGATGTCATCGACACCCCTGGCCACGCTTATGATCATAAAGCCTTCTTAAACCGGGAAACCGGCCAGCTGTTCACAGGCGACTTATATGTCAGCGAAAAAACAAAGGTGGTTTTAGCAGAAGAAAGCATTCCGGAAATTATCCGTTCATTGGATCGGGTTCTCACTTCAGACTTTGAAGATGTATTCTGCAGCCATGCAGGCTATGTAGAAGATGGGCGCGCAGCACTCAAGCGAAAGCGGGATTATCTGTTATCCATCCAGGATGACGTATTCGCTCTGCACAAAGAAGGGAATTCAGCCGACGCGATCCGTCAAAAGCTTTTTCCGAAAAAATACCCGATCGTCAAATTTTCAGGCGGGGAATGGGATTCACTGCATATTGTCACATCGATATTGGAGGAAAGCAGCACATTCAAGCTTTAA
- a CDS encoding D-2-hydroxyacid dehydrogenase, protein MNIHNILVAGSYEKEFQEQLPAETSQSFRFKQVDDITEEDLSWADAYVGFKPCRGFRFADLKWVHSFNAGVNNYLEIDGWKEHEILLTRTVCSFGQRISEYCLSYVLRDLQYHHYFEGKQREKKWAPKTPQMVKDQTIVIFGTGEIGQEAAKVFSSLGATVYGVSQSGKQKTHFQKVVETASAGTLAAQADWIISTLPLTKETSKLFDRTFFSHLNGAAFINVGRGHTVNEQALIEALNCRKVRCAVLDVLETEPLPETSELWGRDDIVVTPHISAVTELNEAIACFLDTLKRIENNDAIPNRVDFLKGY, encoded by the coding sequence ATGAACATACATAATATACTGGTTGCAGGAAGCTATGAAAAGGAATTCCAGGAACAGCTTCCAGCTGAAACATCTCAGAGCTTTCGTTTTAAACAGGTTGATGATATTACAGAAGAGGATTTGTCATGGGCGGATGCCTATGTCGGTTTCAAGCCATGTCGAGGCTTCCGCTTTGCCGATCTTAAATGGGTACATTCCTTTAATGCGGGTGTAAATAATTATTTGGAAATTGATGGGTGGAAGGAGCATGAGATTCTTCTAACCAGAACTGTTTGCTCGTTTGGACAAAGAATAAGCGAGTATTGTTTAAGCTATGTATTAAGGGATCTTCAATATCATCACTACTTTGAAGGAAAACAAAGGGAGAAGAAATGGGCTCCAAAAACTCCGCAAATGGTGAAGGATCAAACGATTGTTATCTTTGGTACAGGGGAGATTGGGCAGGAGGCTGCGAAGGTATTTTCAAGTCTTGGAGCCACCGTTTACGGCGTCTCGCAAAGCGGCAAGCAAAAGACGCATTTTCAAAAGGTGGTTGAAACCGCCTCTGCAGGTACACTGGCTGCACAGGCAGATTGGATTATCAGCACATTGCCTTTGACGAAAGAAACAAGTAAGCTATTTGATCGTACGTTTTTCAGCCATTTAAACGGAGCTGCCTTTATTAATGTCGGCAGAGGCCATACAGTGAACGAGCAAGCGCTTATTGAAGCGCTCAATTGCAGAAAGGTCCGTTGCGCTGTGTTAGATGTTCTTGAAACAGAACCGCTGCCAGAGACTTCCGAGCTATGGGGAAGGGACGATATCGTCGTCACGCCTCATATATCAGCAGTGACAGAGCTGAATGAAGCGATTGCTTGCTTTTTAGATACATTGAAGAGAATCGAAAATAATGATGCTATACCTAATAGGGTGGATTTTCTGAAGGGGTATTAA
- a CDS encoding RNA polymerase sigma factor yields the protein MNELNKNNALNTELNIVYKYLRKLGISHADAEDAVQETAYKYLLYYDSIKTSKIRSWLIRVALNFYYDQCRKQQRYKLDLDVIIPKLVAADQPEELFLEKERNNQLSFAISKLKPYFKELLLLKYQSGLSYKDIAVLLESNINSVRTNLFRARKQLAKIYREESNE from the coding sequence ATGAATGAGTTAAATAAGAATAATGCATTGAATACAGAACTTAACATCGTATATAAGTACTTACGTAAATTAGGGATTTCTCATGCGGATGCAGAGGATGCTGTTCAGGAAACTGCGTACAAATACTTATTGTATTACGATTCCATTAAAACTTCAAAAATACGCAGTTGGCTAATACGTGTGGCATTAAATTTTTATTACGATCAATGCCGAAAACAACAGAGATATAAGCTTGATTTAGATGTAATTATTCCAAAATTAGTTGCAGCGGATCAGCCAGAAGAGCTCTTTCTTGAAAAAGAACGGAACAATCAGCTTTCATTTGCAATCTCCAAGCTAAAGCCCTATTTTAAAGAACTATTATTGTTAAAGTACCAATCGGGCTTGTCCTACAAAGACATTGCAGTGCTGCTGGAATCAAATATCAATTCAGTAAGAACAAATTTATTTAGGGCTAGAAAACAACTGGCAAAAATTTATAGGGAGGAAAGCAATGAGTGA
- a CDS encoding anti sigma factor C-terminal domain-containing protein, with product MSDKRLSKEEDKKEIDFMSNPSLQLAIKKSKRKQTFKYIGITVFTTIILLYVLISGSQYILNQRIEDDNQKSLLDPIYGANLSSGGGSYNYDLFSVTIDERTFKTVGDRTILWDTKMKKIPLFGRIETLSQGSGMVYTTSLDKEAHRHIRYNNFNNERKIDFYYPGLRYDYLPHELDIAAELDKNKLIEVAISFDKPMTLAEVSEQLGYKNVNWLWVDTSTKAQMHRMEDELDNDSLKTKGGGGAFGFDINPQEPYSSQHEEFFMRTLKELKKMGFRKSLVNEALKGIEENTRSTEGKIRYNGAVVTGTAEELKRFQDLVFIRASVLGATIDKY from the coding sequence ATGAGTGATAAACGTTTATCAAAAGAAGAGGATAAGAAAGAGATTGACTTTATGAGCAACCCTTCCTTACAGTTAGCCATAAAAAAATCCAAGAGAAAACAAACATTCAAATATATTGGCATTACTGTTTTTACAACAATCATTTTATTGTATGTACTGATAAGCGGCAGCCAATACATACTGAATCAGCGTATTGAAGATGACAACCAGAAGTCTCTTTTGGACCCCATTTATGGCGCCAATCTATCATCGGGTGGCGGCTCTTATAATTATGATCTATTTAGTGTAACGATAGACGAAAGAACTTTTAAGACAGTCGGAGACCGTACTATATTATGGGATACGAAAATGAAAAAGATACCTTTATTCGGAAGGATAGAAACTCTTAGTCAAGGGAGCGGTATGGTTTATACTACGTCACTTGATAAAGAAGCTCATCGGCATATACGCTATAACAATTTTAATAATGAACGAAAAATTGATTTTTATTATCCGGGTTTAAGGTATGATTATTTACCTCATGAACTTGATATTGCTGCTGAATTAGATAAAAATAAGTTAATTGAAGTAGCAATTTCCTTTGATAAGCCAATGACCTTAGCTGAGGTTTCCGAGCAGCTTGGTTATAAAAATGTGAATTGGTTATGGGTAGATACGTCGACAAAAGCTCAAATGCATAGAATGGAAGACGAACTAGATAATGATAGTTTAAAAACGAAAGGTGGCGGTGGAGCTTTTGGGTTTGATATTAATCCTCAAGAGCCTTATTCCAGCCAACATGAAGAGTTTTTTATGAGAACGTTGAAAGAATTAAAGAAAATGGGATTTCGTAAAAGTCTAGTCAACGAAGCTTTAAAAGGAATTGAGGAAAACACCCGTTCCACTGAAGGGAAGATTCGATATAACGGAGCTGTTGTGACGGGAACAGCAGAAGAGCTTAAACGTTTTCAAGACCTTGTTTTCATTCGTGCTTCTGTTCTCGGTGCTACAATCGATAAATATTGA
- a CDS encoding cyclase, translating to MDKRVIFDFEIDFTNGGGLQGQDFRLDIDGDDITDEELAKYIVEDLRLLMVGEVRILNKKIINEKHKRN from the coding sequence ATGGATAAAAGAGTTATTTTCGATTTTGAAATCGATTTTACTAATGGGGGTGGATTACAAGGACAGGATTTTCGTCTTGATATTGATGGTGATGACATTACTGATGAAGAGTTAGCGAAGTATATCGTAGAGGATCTGAGGCTGCTGATGGTCGGGGAGGTTAGGATACTCAACAAAAAAATAATTAATGAAAAACATAAACGAAATTGA
- a CDS encoding DinB family protein: MSHAIDVLADQLSANANDPSWYIPFSESVANLSEEDAFWKPNEESNSIAEIVQHLLYWNETWQKRYHKSHVDAVTPLGNNNESFIIPENTKFTDLKEQLLEVLLQWQDLLSQEKLESEIEGFPVAAEWWAIIGNLSTHNAYHIGQIIYVRKLQMSWSSGNK; the protein is encoded by the coding sequence ATGTCTCATGCTATAGATGTTTTGGCCGATCAATTGTCAGCAAATGCAAATGATCCTAGCTGGTACATTCCGTTTTCAGAATCAGTTGCAAACTTATCAGAGGAAGATGCGTTTTGGAAACCTAATGAGGAAAGCAATAGCATCGCTGAAATTGTGCAGCATCTTCTTTATTGGAATGAAACCTGGCAAAAGAGGTATCATAAATCTCACGTAGATGCTGTTACACCCTTAGGCAATAATAATGAAAGCTTTATTATTCCGGAAAATACGAAGTTTACTGACTTAAAAGAGCAGCTATTAGAGGTGCTTCTGCAGTGGCAAGATTTACTCTCCCAAGAAAAACTGGAAAGTGAAATTGAGGGTTTCCCTGTAGCTGCAGAGTGGTGGGCAATAATTGGGAATCTATCCACGCATAATGCCTACCATATAGGACAAATCATTTACGTTCGGAAACTGCAAATGAGTTGGAGCAGTGGCAACAAGTAA
- a CDS encoding PQQ-dependent sugar dehydrogenase, translating to MITVKVGLRPIASKINLPTVLKTAILPGDSKERLFIATQVGEIFYIRDSSLRTFLDIRPRILKLGVSGGGYDERGLLGLAFHPEFYYNGLFYLHYSAAGTQGPGALSESFNPNPCDPGTLNLRWMNRETQYDHIDIIEEWILQSNGVPQKRRTLLNLRRPFSNHNGFNSLNFSPETGKLVLTTGDGGSAYDPFNLSQDDLEIAGKIIEMDVDKITYITTPPIVTRFNELPAAIQETLTVMAKGVRNIPGISFQRFYNQYIKYAGNVGQDLVESIFSFVHYKPIPVTQFVQASFMNSAPDMEGFVNFGWRGWEGDFPASIIRGCTNNGTLDEKAIAYYNEATALSASRLRPLTSYFHKDSRPDKFGGTALTGVQAYMGKRIPGLTGNVVFTDLARKESQPQVRGVLAYTAIRPNGEQNEFSVIQTDYDFGSQSAYYVNLGTNLKQTRLYLGVYGSMKVTDFNQGTVFEIVP from the coding sequence TTGATAACAGTTAAGGTTGGTTTACGGCCCATTGCCAGTAAGATCAATTTACCTACTGTTTTGAAAACAGCTATACTTCCAGGTGACTCAAAGGAAAGATTATTTATTGCAACCCAGGTAGGAGAGATCTTTTACATAAGAGACTCAAGCTTAAGGACTTTTTTAGATATTCGCCCCCGAATCCTAAAACTGGGTGTTTCTGGTGGCGGATATGATGAACGGGGATTGCTCGGACTAGCGTTTCATCCCGAATTTTATTATAACGGTCTGTTTTATCTTCATTATTCAGCAGCCGGAACACAAGGACCAGGTGCACTTTCTGAATCTTTTAATCCTAACCCGTGTGATCCGGGAACTTTAAACTTAAGGTGGATGAATAGAGAAACGCAATATGACCATATTGATATCATTGAAGAATGGATTTTACAATCGAATGGCGTGCCCCAAAAACGAAGGACTTTACTTAACTTAAGAAGGCCATTTTCAAATCACAATGGGTTCAATAGTTTAAACTTTTCACCAGAAACAGGAAAACTTGTTTTAACAACCGGAGATGGCGGATCAGCATATGATCCATTTAACTTAAGCCAGGATGATCTCGAAATTGCCGGTAAAATAATTGAAATGGATGTAGATAAGATAACTTACATCACTACTCCCCCCATTGTCACACGCTTTAATGAACTTCCCGCAGCGATTCAGGAAACCCTCACGGTAATGGCCAAAGGGGTTCGCAATATTCCAGGCATTTCATTTCAAAGGTTTTATAATCAGTATATTAAATATGCAGGGAATGTCGGCCAGGATTTGGTCGAGTCGATTTTTTCATTCGTTCATTATAAACCCATACCGGTTACCCAATTTGTTCAAGCTTCTTTCATGAATTCTGCACCTGATATGGAAGGATTTGTAAACTTCGGCTGGCGAGGCTGGGAAGGTGATTTTCCTGCATCGATTATAAGAGGCTGCACCAATAATGGGACTTTGGATGAGAAGGCAATTGCTTATTACAATGAAGCAACCGCACTTTCAGCGAGTCGTCTTCGGCCTTTAACCAGTTATTTTCATAAAGACTCCAGACCAGATAAGTTTGGAGGAACTGCACTTACAGGAGTTCAAGCCTATATGGGGAAAAGAATCCCTGGTTTAACAGGAAACGTTGTGTTTACCGATCTTGCCCGGAAAGAATCGCAGCCTCAGGTTAGAGGGGTTTTAGCCTATACCGCCATAAGACCAAATGGTGAACAAAATGAATTTAGTGTGATACAAACCGATTACGATTTTGGATCTCAATCAGCCTATTATGTTAATTTGGGAACGAATCTGAAACAGACCAGATTATATTTAGGGGTTTATGGCTCTATGAAAGTGACTGATTTTAACCAAGGCACTGTTTTTGAAATAGTTCCATGA
- a CDS encoding histidine kinase N-terminal 7TM domain-containing protein, protein MGHELWMYILILTFSGALSLSLCLFAHFKLRNAPGAGPYKILTLLSAIFTFSYAFELSSSTLTEVQFWLGIEYLFMPFIPVFTLLMCLEYAGHKLSRSLYFSLFIIPILTIFMHHTNKLHHFYYSAVRLREDTPFPVLDLEYGFWFYVHAIFLFMCLMFSIIILLLRLRKSFWRFRVQILLMTAGLFVPIVANHYYLNDLSPYGIDLGPVSMSISFILHGIALFSFQMFNLAPIARDTVFESLKEGVIVLNQNGAIVDYNQAMLPVMPDLKETAIGKHIHDVLHGNSTLRKVICSGRNGDYEWEKEGEQVHFQVQFSPVYSLNKDPIGRIISLADVTEKVNMQKTLKRLASIDSLTQIYNRAYFLSEMESSLSTLSPGADVSLIMFDIDHFKHVNDTYGHEAGDLVLVQVASLVKNSLRKRDIIGRYGGEEFMIYLPDTPAHEAHLLIEAIRLDIAGSPIAVDDKIISITSSFGLSHTKVSAETLEASTKTLLKQADLALYDAKRNGRNNVQRYGEILHA, encoded by the coding sequence ATGGGGCACGAATTATGGATGTACATCCTCATTCTCACTTTTTCAGGGGCACTCAGCTTATCGCTTTGTCTTTTTGCACACTTTAAACTAAGGAATGCACCGGGTGCCGGACCTTATAAGATCTTAACACTGCTGTCCGCGATCTTTACCTTTTCCTATGCATTCGAACTGTCGAGCTCCACTTTAACAGAAGTTCAATTCTGGCTGGGCATTGAATATTTGTTCATGCCATTCATTCCTGTTTTCACTTTATTGATGTGCCTTGAATATGCCGGACACAAGCTGAGCAGGAGCCTGTATTTTTCCCTGTTCATCATCCCGATTTTGACCATCTTTATGCATCATACCAATAAACTCCATCATTTTTACTACTCAGCAGTCAGGCTGAGAGAGGATACGCCATTTCCCGTGCTGGATCTGGAATATGGATTCTGGTTTTATGTGCACGCCATTTTTCTGTTCATGTGCCTGATGTTCAGTATCATCATCCTGCTTCTGCGATTAAGAAAATCCTTCTGGCGATTCCGGGTGCAAATCCTTTTGATGACCGCCGGACTCTTTGTTCCGATTGTGGCCAATCATTATTATCTGAATGATCTGAGTCCCTACGGCATTGATTTAGGCCCTGTATCCATGAGTATTTCCTTCATTCTTCATGGCATTGCGCTCTTCTCATTCCAGATGTTCAATCTCGCTCCAATAGCAAGGGACACGGTTTTTGAAAGCTTGAAGGAGGGTGTCATCGTTCTCAATCAGAACGGGGCAATCGTGGATTATAACCAGGCGATGCTGCCTGTTATGCCTGACCTCAAGGAAACTGCCATCGGCAAGCATATTCATGATGTTCTTCATGGAAACAGCACACTTAGAAAAGTTATCTGCTCCGGAAGGAATGGTGATTATGAGTGGGAAAAAGAGGGTGAACAGGTCCATTTCCAAGTACAATTTTCACCCGTCTATTCCCTGAACAAAGATCCAATTGGACGAATTATCTCCCTGGCTGATGTAACTGAAAAAGTAAATATGCAGAAAACCCTTAAACGTTTGGCCAGCATTGATAGTTTAACCCAGATTTATAATCGGGCCTATTTTCTAAGTGAGATGGAAAGCTCACTGAGCACCCTATCTCCAGGTGCGGATGTTTCCCTTATTATGTTTGATATTGACCACTTTAAACATGTCAATGATACATATGGCCACGAAGCTGGCGATCTCGTGCTGGTCCAGGTCGCTAGCCTTGTGAAAAACAGCCTTCGAAAACGGGATATCATCGGCAGATATGGCGGGGAAGAATTCATGATTTATTTGCCTGACACGCCTGCACACGAAGCACACCTGCTGATCGAAGCGATCCGCCTGGACATTGCAGGGAGCCCGATTGCTGTGGATGATAAAATCATTTCAATCACCTCAAGCTTCGGCCTATCGCATACAAAAGTCTCAGCAGAAACTCTTGAAGCTTCAACCAAAACCTTATTGAAACAAGCCGACCTCGCACTTTATGATGCAAAAAGAAATGGCAGAAACAATGTACAGCGTTACGGCGAAATACTCCATGCATGA
- a CDS encoding pyridoxamine 5'-phosphate oxidase family protein, which translates to MSSKYPDIITAREEFESFREEVGQPSARAAGKVITFIDEHCIDFISKSPFLTLSTSDSDGKCDVSPRGDSPGFVTVLDERHLFIPERPGNKRMDSAHNIIANPNIGLLFLIPGLGETLRINGKAYICRDPELLEKSKVKGRAPLFGILVEAEECFIHCAKALIRSGLWNGESWLAKEALPSAPVMLAAHTKLPNDTSEQVAKDLQDSYKNRLY; encoded by the coding sequence ATGAGTTCAAAATATCCAGATATTATAACTGCCAGAGAAGAATTTGAGTCTTTTCGGGAAGAAGTCGGCCAGCCCAGTGCGCGTGCCGCCGGCAAAGTCATTACTTTCATCGATGAGCATTGCATTGACTTTATTTCCAAATCTCCTTTTTTAACGTTGTCCACTTCAGATTCTGACGGGAAGTGTGATGTTTCTCCAAGGGGGGATTCCCCCGGTTTTGTGACGGTTCTAGACGAGCGGCATCTTTTTATTCCGGAACGGCCGGGCAATAAAAGAATGGATTCCGCTCATAATATCATAGCAAATCCCAATATTGGACTCCTTTTTCTCATACCAGGGCTTGGAGAAACGCTAAGAATTAATGGCAAAGCTTATATTTGCCGTGACCCTGAGCTCTTAGAGAAGAGCAAGGTAAAAGGCCGAGCTCCCTTATTTGGAATTTTAGTAGAAGCAGAGGAATGCTTTATTCATTGTGCGAAAGCATTGATCCGATCGGGCTTATGGAACGGGGAGTCATGGCTTGCGAAAGAAGCCCTTCCTTCTGCCCCTGTAATGCTGGCAGCTCATACAAAATTGCCGAATGATACATCCGAACAAGTGGCGAAGGACCTCCAGGATAGTTATAAAAATAGATTGTATTAA
- a CDS encoding cupredoxin domain-containing protein — MSMKKRVTGLVALLAMAVVLSTLGSLGVFAESSVLTKVKSIEVELNDDYFNPKVITIPNGTTTTLILKNKGKKKHTFTVEKLGIDAEIQPGKETNISVKPKQPGTYELICRFHFQEGMTGSVIVK, encoded by the coding sequence ATGTCTATGAAAAAGCGGGTAACAGGATTGGTCGCTCTGCTTGCAATGGCTGTGGTTTTGTCAACTCTAGGCTCACTCGGCGTATTTGCCGAATCCAGTGTTCTAACTAAGGTGAAATCGATTGAGGTCGAGTTGAACGATGATTACTTTAATCCGAAAGTCATCACTATTCCGAATGGAACAACCACAACGTTGATATTGAAAAATAAAGGGAAGAAAAAGCACACCTTCACAGTGGAAAAGCTCGGAATTGACGCCGAGATCCAGCCAGGAAAAGAAACAAACATTTCCGTGAAGCCGAAACAGCCCGGGACATATGAGCTGATATGCCGGTTCCACTTCCAGGAAGGAATGACTGGAAGCGTAATAGTCAAATAA